From one Thermanaeromonas sp. C210 genomic stretch:
- a CDS encoding STAS domain-containing protein codes for MLAISVTKGEHGRRLNLTGELDMETLAMLEQAAELQEGERQLEINLAGVSFIDSTGLRGLLEIRRRWSRQGGEVRVINPCPEIAEVFRLVGVEELLDYSGQGKAAGGES; via the coding sequence ATGCTGGCCATCTCTGTAACCAAAGGTGAACATGGGCGCCGTTTAAACCTTACAGGGGAGTTAGACATGGAGACCCTGGCCATGCTGGAGCAAGCTGCAGAACTGCAGGAAGGCGAAAGGCAGCTGGAAATAAATCTGGCGGGGGTATCCTTTATAGATTCTACAGGCCTCAGGGGTTTATTAGAAATACGGCGTCGGTGGTCAAGGCAGGGAGGTGAGGTACGGGTTATTAACCCTTGCCCGGAGATTGCCGAAGTTTTCCGGCTGGTAGGTGTGGAAGAACTCCTTGATTATAGTGGTCAGGGCAAGGCAGCCGGGGGTGAATCCTAA
- a CDS encoding ATP-binding protein: protein MPINISLVAVDGQRYAGRLLVLNTMELGLETRAPVPGQYRIYLKHHLSLDVAGVPTRGKGDIHLFDIIAVHRGKETAGRLGNEEYRLLTGSTGDFIEQVSQLVPAHLQELVKERLLAELERSEIFHAMRLGTVMRYEKGRFRHLAGQEDLELPLPAMESLMRQAIHRGTHCREVIVSDDGKRIFDLHGIPLDARAGGLLAFDLTEIIEKERQMRRQEMLAYREAIAAVTNGRLELLPSEEMVALLSQGRELAKGVVNKATDIASARSQLCSLLPGAFRTRRYGMALSLTEALTNALKHAGGGEWVVRQKEGAIRIIIKDQGRGIKIKDLPKAALMQHYSTQDSLGCGFTLILYYADKVYLTTGTGGTTLVLDFHPSAGEESCCTAS, encoded by the coding sequence GTGCCTATAAATATTAGCCTGGTTGCCGTCGATGGGCAACGTTATGCCGGCCGTCTCCTCGTATTGAACACCATGGAACTGGGCCTGGAAACCCGGGCTCCCGTTCCCGGTCAATACCGGATTTATTTAAAGCACCATCTCAGCCTGGATGTAGCAGGAGTGCCTACCAGGGGCAAGGGCGACATCCATCTCTTTGATATCATAGCCGTTCACCGGGGTAAGGAAACGGCCGGCCGCCTGGGCAATGAAGAATACCGCTTGCTGACGGGTAGTACGGGGGACTTCATTGAGCAGGTGTCGCAGTTAGTTCCCGCCCATTTACAGGAGCTGGTTAAAGAGCGCTTACTTGCCGAGTTGGAAAGATCAGAGATTTTCCATGCCATGCGGCTGGGCACAGTAATGCGTTACGAAAAAGGTCGTTTTCGCCATCTGGCGGGACAGGAGGATCTGGAGCTGCCCCTGCCGGCAATGGAAAGTCTAATGCGCCAGGCAATACACCGGGGAACCCATTGCCGGGAAGTGATAGTAAGTGATGACGGTAAACGGATTTTCGATCTGCACGGTATACCCCTTGATGCCCGGGCAGGGGGCCTGCTGGCCTTTGACCTCACCGAAATTATTGAAAAGGAAAGGCAGATGCGCCGCCAGGAGATGCTGGCCTACCGGGAGGCCATAGCTGCCGTTACCAACGGGCGCCTGGAGCTGCTGCCTTCAGAAGAAATGGTGGCTCTGTTGTCCCAAGGTAGGGAACTGGCAAAGGGGGTAGTTAACAAGGCTACCGACATAGCTTCAGCGCGCAGCCAGTTATGCAGTTTGTTACCTGGAGCTTTCCGCACCCGTAGATATGGGATGGCCTTATCTTTAACTGAGGCTTTGACCAACGCTTTAAAACATGCTGGGGGCGGTGAGTGGGTGGTCCGACAGAAGGAGGGGGCCATCCGGATAATCATTAAAGACCAGGGCCGGGGAATTAAGATAAAAGATTTGCCTAAAGCAGCTTTAATGCAGCATTACTCTACCCAGGACTCTTTGGGGTGCGGTTTTACTCTAATACTTTATTATGCCGATAAAGTTTATCTAACTACGGGTACCGGGGGAACCACCCTGGTCCTGGATTTCCACCCTTCAGCAGGTGAAGAGAGCTGTTGTACAGCTTCCTAG
- a CDS encoding biotin transporter BioY, producing the protein MQAKEMSWVAFFAALMAVLAQLSIPLPFTPVPLTGQILGVFLAGAILGRKLGTVAVLVYLLLGAVGLPVFARGAAGIARFLGPTGGYLWGFLLGVYFLGWVTDGSSKLSFLRAAGGMFVCLVVVYALGTLQLAYLMKLTLSKALALGVLPYVPLDLAKMVLAALVSVRVRRALGEAGLLPLPGGRKNP; encoded by the coding sequence ATGCAGGCCAAAGAGATGAGTTGGGTGGCTTTTTTTGCAGCCTTGATGGCGGTGCTGGCCCAGCTATCCATCCCTCTGCCCTTTACTCCGGTACCCCTTACGGGACAAATCCTGGGGGTCTTCCTGGCCGGAGCCATTTTGGGGAGGAAGTTAGGGACCGTGGCGGTCCTGGTGTATTTGCTGCTGGGAGCCGTCGGCCTACCGGTCTTTGCCCGGGGCGCGGCGGGAATAGCCCGCTTTCTTGGCCCGACAGGTGGCTATCTCTGGGGCTTTCTCCTGGGCGTATATTTTTTGGGCTGGGTTACCGACGGCTCTTCCAAGTTAAGTTTTCTCCGGGCCGCCGGGGGCATGTTCGTCTGCCTGGTGGTGGTTTACGCCCTGGGGACCCTCCAGCTGGCCTATCTTATGAAGCTTACTTTGTCTAAGGCCCTGGCCTTGGGGGTCCTGCCCTATGTGCCCCTGGACCTGGCCAAAATGGTCCTGGCTGCCCTGGTGAGCGTCCGGGTGCGGCGGGCCCTCGGGGAGGCCGGCCTGTTGCCTTTGCCCGGCGGGCGAAAGAACCCCTAA
- a CDS encoding biotin--[acetyl-CoA-carboxylase] ligase: MDRLGSRHQVLAELRRRQGEYVSGEELSRKLGLSRTAIWKHIQALRREGYRISASTRRGYALLNIPDCFYPEEVMAGLRTSWLGRPFYYYDEVGSTNQVAKDLADAGAPEGTVVVAETQKSGRGRLGRSWFSPGGKGIWVSTILRPRVPPVQLPQVSLLAAVAATEALEETTGLRPGIKWPNDLLLRGRKLAGILTEMRAEMDTTQYVVVGIGINVNLEPGDFTPDIQSLATSLEVELGRRIERLPLLQALLYHLEGWYERWQEEGFAPVAQAWRRASVTLGRQVRVVTPDKVYAGRAVDIDEEGALLVKDEAGRLRRFNYGEISLR, translated from the coding sequence ATGGACCGGTTAGGGAGCCGGCACCAGGTGCTGGCAGAATTGCGGCGTCGTCAAGGAGAATACGTTTCGGGTGAGGAATTAAGCCGCAAATTGGGCCTGTCGCGGACGGCCATCTGGAAGCACATCCAGGCCTTGCGCCGGGAAGGCTACCGGATCAGCGCCTCCACCAGGCGGGGATACGCCCTTCTAAATATACCCGATTGCTTCTACCCGGAGGAGGTTATGGCCGGCCTTCGCACTTCCTGGTTGGGGCGGCCCTTCTACTATTACGATGAAGTGGGCTCCACCAACCAGGTGGCTAAAGACCTGGCCGATGCCGGGGCACCGGAGGGTACGGTGGTGGTGGCCGAGACTCAGAAGAGCGGCCGCGGCCGCCTGGGGAGATCATGGTTTTCTCCCGGGGGTAAGGGAATCTGGGTTTCCACTATTTTGCGGCCGCGGGTGCCGCCCGTGCAGCTTCCCCAGGTAAGCCTTCTGGCCGCCGTGGCCGCAACCGAGGCCTTAGAGGAAACGACGGGATTGCGGCCGGGCATTAAGTGGCCCAACGATCTTCTCCTCCGTGGCCGCAAGTTAGCAGGGATCCTCACCGAGATGCGGGCTGAGATGGACACTACCCAGTACGTAGTCGTGGGGATCGGGATTAATGTTAATCTGGAGCCGGGGGACTTTACGCCGGATATCCAGTCCCTGGCTACTTCCCTGGAGGTGGAGCTGGGGCGGAGGATAGAACGGTTACCCCTTTTGCAGGCCCTCCTTTACCACCTGGAGGGCTGGTACGAGCGGTGGCAGGAGGAGGGATTTGCTCCGGTAGCCCAGGCCTGGAGGAGGGCCAGCGTTACCTTGGGCCGCCAGGTGAGAGTCGTGACCCCGGACAAGGTTTACGCCGGCCGGGCCGTAGATATCGATGAAGAAGGAGCTCTCTTGGTAAAAGATGAGGCGGGGCGCTTGCGGCGATTCAATTACGGCGAAATAAGTCTGCGCTAA
- the panD gene encoding aspartate 1-decarboxylase: MWRIMMKSKIHRARVTEANLNYVGSITIDRELLDAAGILPQEKVQVVNNNNGARFETYAIEGERGSGVICVNGAAARLVQPGDIVIIISYGIFTDEEAQRLRPKVILVDENNRIQAYLDGEEPSSIP, encoded by the coding sequence ATGTGGCGGATTATGATGAAATCCAAGATCCACCGGGCTAGGGTAACAGAAGCCAATTTGAACTATGTGGGCAGCATTACCATTGACAGGGAGCTCCTGGATGCTGCGGGCATCTTGCCCCAGGAGAAAGTTCAAGTGGTTAATAATAACAACGGGGCTCGCTTTGAAACCTATGCCATTGAAGGTGAAAGGGGCAGCGGCGTAATCTGTGTCAACGGGGCGGCCGCCCGCCTGGTGCAGCCGGGGGATATTGTAATTATTATTTCTTACGGCATCTTCACCGATGAGGAAGCCCAGAGGCTGCGCCCCAAAGTTATCTTGGTGGACGAGAATAACAGGATCCAGGCGTATCTGGACGGAGAAGAACCATCCTCTATCCCGTAG
- the panC gene encoding pantoate--beta-alanine ligase, translating into MELLKTVAEVRRWARERREQKQRIGFVPTMGYLHEGHLALARRARERCDAVIMSIFVNPTQFGPREDFASYPRDLERDLRLAEEVGVDAVFAPEVEEMYPPGYSTYVEVEGVTEVLCGASRPGHFRGVATVVTKLLNIVQPDEAFFGQKDYQQSVVVRRMAADLNIPVEIITVPTVREPDGLALSSRNKYLNEEERRQALCLYRALKLGEEMILSGERRAEAVRQAMVEEISRYPLARIDYVSVNDAETLKPLKEISGRVLLAVAVWIGKTRLIDNLVVEGRRGKD; encoded by the coding sequence ATGGAGCTGCTGAAGACGGTGGCCGAAGTTCGGCGGTGGGCCCGGGAAAGGCGGGAGCAGAAACAGCGCATCGGATTCGTGCCCACCATGGGATACCTGCATGAGGGCCACCTAGCCCTGGCACGCCGAGCCAGGGAGAGATGTGATGCAGTCATCATGAGCATTTTCGTCAATCCTACTCAGTTCGGTCCCCGGGAGGATTTTGCCAGCTATCCGCGGGACCTGGAGCGGGACCTCCGGCTGGCCGAGGAAGTGGGGGTGGATGCCGTCTTTGCCCCGGAGGTGGAGGAAATGTATCCCCCGGGTTACTCCACTTATGTGGAGGTGGAGGGGGTAACGGAAGTACTGTGCGGCGCCTCGCGGCCCGGCCATTTTCGAGGGGTGGCCACGGTGGTTACCAAACTGCTTAACATCGTCCAGCCCGATGAGGCCTTTTTCGGCCAAAAGGACTACCAGCAGTCGGTTGTCGTGAGGCGCATGGCGGCGGATCTGAATATTCCGGTGGAGATCATAACCGTGCCCACGGTGAGGGAGCCGGACGGGCTGGCCTTAAGCTCCCGTAACAAGTATTTAAACGAGGAAGAACGCCGACAGGCCCTCTGCCTCTACCGGGCCCTTAAGCTGGGAGAGGAGATGATCCTTTCCGGTGAGAGGCGGGCGGAAGCGGTGCGGCAGGCCATGGTCGAGGAGATATCCCGCTATCCCCTGGCGCGAATAGATTATGTTAGCGTGAACGATGCCGAGACCCTGAAGCCCCTGAAGGAGATTAGCGGTCGAGTGCTGCTGGCGGTAGCGGTATGGATTGGGAAGACCAGGCTCATTGATAATCTGGTGGTGGAAGGGAGAAGGGGGAAGGACTAA
- a CDS encoding Rossmann-like and DUF2520 domain-containing protein: MRVGIIGAGAVGTGMGLLLKERGYFIAGVASRTLASARRAAERLGCPVFEGPEEVARRSDLVFITTTDQAIAPVAHRVAEGGGFRPGQTVIHMSGSLTSAVLNPARRRGARALSLHPLQSCADADRAVANIPGSVFSIEGDREAYPLAERLVRELGGEFFYIRPEDKALYHAAACVASNYLVSLVDLSRRLMVAAGMTPEMAARALEPLAAGTWKNIGEKGIPAALTGPISRGDVATVAGHLAAMREKAPQLLDLYAALGRYTVEVARRKGSLGEAEGKAFLRLFGAVRKERARERARLG; encoded by the coding sequence ATGAGGGTGGGGATTATCGGCGCCGGTGCAGTGGGCACGGGCATGGGCCTTCTCCTTAAAGAAAGGGGTTACTTTATTGCCGGAGTGGCCAGCAGGACCCTGGCCTCGGCCCGGCGGGCGGCCGAGCGCCTGGGCTGCCCGGTATTTGAGGGGCCGGAGGAGGTGGCCCGGCGCTCCGACCTGGTCTTTATAACCACCACCGATCAGGCCATCGCCCCGGTAGCCCACCGGGTGGCCGAGGGAGGTGGTTTCCGGCCCGGCCAGACGGTCATCCATATGAGCGGTTCGCTGACTTCCGCCGTGCTGAATCCCGCCCGCCGGCGGGGAGCCCGGGCCCTGTCCCTCCATCCTCTGCAGTCCTGTGCCGATGCTGACCGGGCTGTGGCCAATATCCCCGGTTCGGTTTTCAGCATCGAAGGTGACCGGGAAGCCTATCCCCTTGCCGAGAGGCTGGTACGGGAGCTGGGCGGAGAGTTCTTTTATATCCGGCCCGAGGATAAGGCCTTATACCATGCGGCGGCCTGCGTGGCTTCCAATTATCTTGTGTCCCTGGTGGACCTGAGCCGGCGGCTCATGGTGGCGGCCGGGATGACGCCGGAGATGGCCGCCAGGGCCCTGGAGCCGCTGGCGGCGGGGACCTGGAAGAACATAGGCGAGAAGGGAATACCGGCCGCCCTGACGGGTCCCATCAGCCGGGGGGATGTGGCTACCGTAGCCGGACACCTGGCGGCCATGCGGGAAAAGGCGCCCCAGCTGCTGGATCTATACGCTGCCCTTGGCCGCTACACGGTGGAGGTAGCGCGGCGCAAGGGGAGCCTGGGCGAAGCCGAGGGGAAGGCTTTTTTGAGGCTTTTCGGGGCGGTGAGGAAAGAGCGGGCCCGGGAGAGGGCTAGACTGGGGTAG
- a CDS encoding ammonia-forming cytochrome c nitrite reductase subunit c552: MVCAQCHNTYVIPRDKDMKPVGLFLPWQKSQWGNITIEQIEEVMTSDPANREWTHALTGIKLGHIRHPEFELYSNGSTHWKAGVACADCHMPYERVGSSKISSHHVQSPLKDNMRACLQCHNLTPDWLREQVIFIQDRVNNLATRAGNAAAQAAKAIEMANKTSGVDQKLLDEAKKLYEKAYYRIIFVTAENSMGFHNPEEALRVLGDGLYYADQSLMKAREALAKAGVQVPDRFDLALDKYAKRGSKEVPYRPEQNLEFTFDGTKEK, from the coding sequence TTGGTTTGCGCCCAGTGCCATAATACCTACGTGATACCGCGAGACAAAGATATGAAACCGGTCGGCCTCTTCCTGCCTTGGCAGAAGTCCCAGTGGGGTAACATTACCATCGAGCAGATTGAAGAAGTGATGACTTCCGACCCGGCTAACCGGGAGTGGACGCATGCTCTTACCGGTATTAAACTGGGCCATATCCGCCACCCAGAGTTTGAGCTCTATTCCAACGGTAGCACCCACTGGAAAGCGGGCGTGGCTTGCGCCGATTGCCACATGCCCTATGAGAGGGTAGGAAGCAGCAAGATCTCTTCTCACCACGTACAGAGCCCGCTGAAGGACAATATGAGGGCCTGCCTCCAGTGTCACAACCTGACTCCCGACTGGCTGCGGGAACAGGTAATCTTCATCCAAGACCGGGTTAACAATCTTGCCACGAGGGCTGGCAACGCGGCTGCCCAGGCGGCTAAAGCCATTGAGATGGCCAACAAGACCAGCGGCGTCGATCAAAAACTCCTCGATGAGGCGAAGAAGCTTTATGAAAAGGCTTATTACCGAATAATATTTGTCACCGCGGAGAACAGCATGGGTTTCCACAACCCGGAGGAAGCCCTGCGTGTCCTGGGCGATGGATTATACTATGCCGATCAATCGCTGATGAAGGCACGGGAAGCCCTGGCAAAGGCAGGAGTGCAGGTGCCCGACCGGTTTGACCTGGCACTGGATAAATATGCTAAACGAGGCAGCAAGGAGGTCCCCTACCGGCCTGAACAAAATTTGGAATTCACCTTCGATGGAACTAAGGAAAAGTAG
- a CDS encoding NapC/NirT family cytochrome c — MPRIPLVDDELSIKRIVEQALERDGFEIEYAPDGRSAQELFAQRRPDLVILDIMLPMAYTDRPEYCLSCHVMEDSYESWFHSSHREWATCRDCHVPHQNLVAKLAGKAADGMRDLYMFYTNQIPDPILLSNRGSRIVQENCLRCHGTIMANVNMENRN; from the coding sequence ATGCCTAGGATTCCCCTAGTAGACGATGAGCTTAGCATCAAGAGAATTGTGGAGCAAGCCCTGGAACGAGATGGTTTCGAAATAGAATATGCTCCAGATGGGCGTTCGGCTCAGGAACTGTTTGCGCAACGCCGACCCGATCTGGTAATTCTGGACATCATGTTGCCGATGGCCTACACCGACCGCCCTGAGTATTGTCTTAGCTGTCATGTTATGGAAGATTCCTATGAAAGCTGGTTCCACTCTTCTCACAGGGAGTGGGCAACTTGCAGAGACTGCCATGTACCCCATCAAAACCTGGTGGCCAAATTAGCTGGAAAGGCAGCTGACGGTATGCGGGATTTGTATATGTTTTATACCAACCAGATTCCAGATCCCATACTTCTCAGCAACCGCGGTAGCCGCATCGTCCAGGAAAACTGCCTACGATGCCACGGAACTATCATGGCGAATGTTAACATGGAAAACCGTAATTGA
- a CDS encoding sensor histidine kinase, with protein sequence MQDTLNKRFMIRITIALIIITAVFMGLQYYEQRNQMLYELKGKSQVIIKQLLATREFIARVQDRINYDSALSPLMEENKITWQWEVEPEVPLIYVDGEKIRRAVLNLVDNAIKFTPPGGTVKLKAWFDTVRQEVIISVQDSGIGIQPEEIEKIFERFYQVSRSSTRRFRGLAWGCLWPRNWWSCMEGILW encoded by the coding sequence ATGCAGGATACTTTAAACAAAAGGTTCATGATCCGTATCACTATAGCCCTTATAATTATTACCGCCGTCTTCATGGGCCTTCAGTATTACGAGCAGAGGAACCAGATGCTATATGAACTCAAGGGAAAATCCCAGGTGATTATTAAGCAGCTCCTAGCCACCAGGGAGTTCATCGCCCGTGTACAGGACCGCATAAATTATGACTCCGCCTTAAGCCCCCTGATGGAAGAGAACAAGATCACGTGGCAATGGGAAGTGGAACCTGAGGTGCCCCTCATCTACGTGGATGGGGAGAAGATCCGCCGGGCTGTGTTAAATCTCGTGGATAACGCTATTAAGTTTACACCCCCTGGTGGGACGGTGAAACTAAAGGCCTGGTTCGATACAGTACGGCAGGAAGTCATAATTAGCGTACAGGACAGCGGCATCGGCATCCAGCCGGAGGAAATAGAAAAGATCTTTGAGCGATTCTATCAAGTAAGTAGATCAAGCACTCGGAGATTTCGGGGTCTGGCTTGGGGTTGTCTTTGGCCAAGGAATTGGTGGAGCTGCATGGAGGGCATATTATGGTGA
- a CDS encoding type II toxin-antitoxin system VapC family toxin, producing MKKVLDAYAVLCWMQDEPGASYVDRLMGEAEEGRVELAISAVNLGEVYYRLFRSRGETEAEDFRADVAAGVFPWRVFPASNRRVWQAAALKGAFRLSYADAFAVALAGELGAELVTGDPEILAAAPEGGFSVDPIPRE from the coding sequence ATGAAGAAGGTACTTGATGCCTATGCCGTCCTGTGCTGGATGCAGGACGAGCCGGGTGCCTCTTATGTGGACCGGCTCATGGGCGAAGCTGAAGAAGGAAGGGTAGAGCTTGCGATTTCGGCCGTAAACCTGGGCGAGGTGTACTACCGTCTCTTCCGGAGCCGTGGAGAAACGGAGGCGGAGGATTTCCGGGCCGACGTAGCCGCCGGTGTCTTCCCGTGGCGAGTGTTTCCGGCGAGCAACCGCCGGGTGTGGCAGGCGGCGGCCCTGAAAGGTGCCTTTCGCCTTTCCTACGCCGACGCCTTTGCGGTGGCCCTGGCTGGAGAGCTGGGGGCGGAATTGGTTACGGGGGATCCAGAGATACTGGCGGCTGCACCTGAGGGGGGCTTTAGCGTAGACCCGATCCCGAGGGAATAG
- a CDS encoding AbrB/MazE/SpoVT family DNA-binding domain-containing protein yields MQVTTLSTKGQLVLPKEIRERLGLFPGDRLKVELSGGRIVLEPIEGKARKGWRRWRGAFAGSDMLEEHVAEHRLEVERDEEGT; encoded by the coding sequence GTGCAGGTGACGACCCTTTCCACCAAGGGCCAGCTGGTGCTGCCCAAGGAAATACGGGAGCGACTGGGTCTTTTTCCCGGTGACCGGCTCAAGGTGGAGCTTTCCGGCGGCCGGATAGTTCTTGAACCCATCGAAGGGAAGGCCCGGAAGGGCTGGCGGCGCTGGCGCGGGGCGTTTGCCGGGAGCGACATGCTAGAGGAGCACGTGGCCGAGCACCGGCTTGAGGTGGAGCGGGATGAAGAAGGTACTTGA
- a CDS encoding radical SAM protein: MQKFDWIQVQVTSYCNARCGYCPRTAYSGEWINTHMDWETFVRLEPSFPQARMVHLQGWGEPLLHPRFFDMVARAKKAGCLVGATTNGTLIDPPTAREIVASGMDVLAFSLAGTGEDHDRWRQSTRLEQVLAAIKEVEAAKGRYRTDRPFLHVAYMLLRSGLERLKRLPDLLKGFGLRQVVITTLDFVPSEELAREAFLFCAPDELQYARVCLEEVRRKGGKQGLEVYYYLADRSCSRQLCTENVLRSVFVAGDGSVAPCVFACLPVREGVVYYTPSGSFAYEKMIFGNVHSLTLDVLWEEQAYADFRASFAAQRLRTRCQSCPKLYAVTP; encoded by the coding sequence ATGCAAAAATTCGATTGGATCCAGGTACAAGTCACTTCTTATTGTAATGCCCGCTGCGGCTACTGCCCCCGGACGGCCTACAGCGGTGAGTGGATAAACACCCATATGGATTGGGAAACTTTCGTAAGATTGGAACCGTCCTTCCCCCAGGCCCGCATGGTTCACCTCCAGGGATGGGGTGAACCCCTCCTGCATCCCCGTTTTTTCGATATGGTAGCCCGCGCCAAGAAGGCGGGTTGCCTGGTGGGCGCCACTACTAATGGCACTCTGATAGACCCCCCGACGGCAAGGGAAATAGTAGCTTCCGGCATGGATGTGTTGGCCTTTTCCCTGGCCGGCACCGGGGAAGACCACGACCGGTGGCGTCAAAGTACCCGCTTGGAACAAGTGCTGGCTGCCATTAAAGAGGTGGAGGCGGCCAAGGGGCGGTATCGTACTGACAGGCCGTTCCTGCACGTGGCCTATATGCTGCTGCGCTCCGGCCTGGAAAGGCTAAAGCGGCTCCCGGACCTCCTCAAAGGTTTCGGTTTAAGGCAAGTGGTCATAACCACCTTGGATTTCGTACCCTCGGAGGAGCTGGCACGGGAGGCCTTTCTTTTCTGCGCGCCCGATGAACTCCAATATGCCCGGGTTTGTCTGGAAGAAGTCCGGCGCAAGGGTGGGAAGCAGGGGCTGGAGGTATATTACTATTTGGCGGATAGGAGCTGCTCCCGCCAGCTCTGTACAGAAAACGTCCTGCGCTCGGTGTTTGTGGCGGGAGATGGATCGGTAGCCCCGTGCGTCTTTGCCTGCCTCCCCGTCCGGGAGGGCGTGGTATACTACACCCCGTCCGGTTCCTTTGCTTACGAAAAGATGATCTTCGGCAACGTGCACAGCTTGACCCTGGACGTTCTTTGGGAGGAGCAGGCCTACGCGGATTTTCGCGCCTCCTTTGCCGCCCAAAGGCTGCGCACCCGTTGCCAAAGCTGCCCGAAACTTTACGCCGTAACCCCGTGA
- a CDS encoding tRNA lysidine(34) synthetase — translation MGVDERDIIEHKVKRSYGKWFLTPVKRAVYKYNMITAGDRIAVGASGGKDSSILLYVLWLLRNFSSLDFHFEAVFVDLGWEVDFRPLVGFCRRLDIPFHVERTAIGPIVFQYRRESNPCALCSHLRRGALNEAARRLGCNKVALGHHLDDLLETFLLNWLYNGRFATFLPVTYLTRKGLTVIRPLIYLPEATVAGVAKVEHLPVLPNPCPAAGRTKRHEVKRTVSLLAEDHPHIRHRFLAALEAAGWLGEER, via the coding sequence ATGGGTGTGGATGAACGGGACATCATCGAGCATAAAGTAAAACGCAGTTACGGCAAATGGTTTCTGACGCCCGTGAAGCGGGCGGTTTATAAATACAACATGATTACCGCCGGTGACCGAATTGCGGTAGGGGCGTCCGGCGGGAAGGATAGCTCTATTCTCCTCTATGTGTTATGGCTGCTGCGCAACTTTTCCTCCCTGGACTTCCACTTTGAGGCCGTTTTTGTAGACCTGGGATGGGAGGTCGACTTCCGGCCCCTGGTCGGATTTTGCCGCCGACTCGACATCCCCTTCCATGTCGAGCGGACGGCTATTGGTCCCATTGTTTTTCAGTACAGGAGGGAATCCAATCCCTGCGCCCTTTGCTCCCACCTCCGCCGCGGGGCCCTGAACGAAGCGGCCCGGCGCCTGGGGTGTAACAAAGTAGCCTTAGGTCACCACCTGGACGATCTTCTAGAAACCTTCTTACTCAACTGGCTTTATAACGGCCGCTTTGCCACCTTTCTGCCCGTAACTTATCTGACGAGAAAAGGGCTCACAGTTATAAGACCCCTCATTTACCTCCCGGAGGCCACCGTGGCCGGAGTGGCCAAGGTAGAACACTTGCCGGTACTGCCCAATCCCTGCCCGGCTGCCGGCCGGACAAAACGCCACGAAGTAAAAAGGACGGTGAGCTTGCTGGCGGAGGACCATCCCCATATCCGCCACCGGTTCCTGGCGGCCCTAGAGGCTGCCGGATGGTTGGGAGAAGAAAGGTGA
- a CDS encoding HD-GYP domain-containing protein produces the protein MGQAPEVEELMLLDEGPAKQVYLEAQAVLHDLYRSCRLGSNRLAVEDVREAVAEFIGRMREKQDVFLQMAMLKDVDPYSARHSLNVTLLATYLGSRLKLPEEELMVLGVGAMLHDIGKLEIPSEIIGKPGRLTPEEFEVVKGHPEAGYRRLEGLVSEEVRLVVRDHHERCDGSGYPRGLVKEEITLAARCVAIADVYDAVTTDRCYRPKLLPHEGMELLMVESTRGTLDLELVKIFLQEIASYPVGTIVRLTSGEIARVVAQEPAVPLRPIVEVLRPEERSGEIIRLLVHPSILIQEIVA, from the coding sequence ATGGGGCAGGCACCTGAAGTTGAGGAGCTCATGCTCCTGGATGAAGGTCCGGCTAAGCAAGTGTACCTGGAAGCCCAGGCAGTCCTCCACGACCTCTACCGGAGCTGCCGCTTGGGCAGCAACCGCCTGGCGGTGGAAGATGTAAGGGAGGCCGTGGCGGAGTTCATCGGCCGCATGCGGGAGAAGCAGGACGTCTTCCTGCAGATGGCCATGTTAAAGGATGTGGACCCCTATTCCGCCAGGCATTCCCTTAATGTGACTCTGCTGGCCACCTATCTCGGTTCTCGTCTCAAGCTTCCCGAAGAGGAATTGATGGTATTGGGCGTAGGAGCTATGCTCCACGATATCGGAAAGTTAGAAATACCCAGCGAGATTATCGGCAAGCCCGGAAGGCTCACTCCTGAAGAGTTCGAGGTGGTCAAGGGCCATCCGGAGGCAGGCTACCGGCGCCTGGAGGGGCTGGTAAGTGAGGAAGTAAGGCTAGTAGTGAGGGATCACCACGAGCGGTGTGACGGGAGTGGTTACCCCCGGGGTCTGGTAAAGGAAGAAATCACCCTGGCGGCCCGCTGTGTGGCCATTGCCGATGTTTACGATGCGGTGACTACCGACCGGTGTTACCGGCCCAAGCTTTTGCCCCATGAAGGGATGGAGCTTTTGATGGTGGAGAGCACCCGGGGCACCTTGGATTTAGAACTGGTCAAAATCTTCCTGCAGGAAATTGCCAGCTACCCGGTGGGCACCATTGTTCGCCTGACCAGCGGAGAAATAGCCAGGGTGGTGGCCCAGGAACCGGCGGTTCCCTTAAGACCCATCGTCGAAGTGCTCCGGCCCGAGGAAAGGTCGGGGGAGATTATCCGGCTTCTGGTCCACCCGTCGATACTTATTCAGGAAATCGTGGCCTGA